The proteins below are encoded in one region of Alistipes indistinctus YIT 12060:
- the tsaB gene encoding tRNA (adenosine(37)-N6)-threonylcarbamoyltransferase complex dimerization subunit type 1 TsaB: MALLLCIEAGTDIGSVALAKNDRLLSLRESCESRQHAQNLAVYVEEILRENDLDAKDLDAVAVGMGPGSYTGLRICVSLAKGICYGAGIPLIAVGSLEALTRVALEDYEAGILNVDDISDAILLPMIDARRMEVYCQQFDAQAHPLSGVEAKVVTAESFLDERRAGRTMVLFGSGAGKCKELFPEDNVRLVEVTPSARGLVKPAYEAFRHKKFEDIAYFEPFYLKDFVVTPSSKKIF; encoded by the coding sequence ATGGCGTTACTGTTGTGTATCGAGGCGGGCACCGACATCGGTTCCGTCGCATTGGCTAAAAACGACCGTCTGCTTTCCCTGCGTGAGAGTTGCGAAAGCCGTCAGCACGCCCAGAACCTGGCTGTCTATGTCGAGGAAATTTTGCGCGAGAACGACCTCGACGCAAAAGACCTTGATGCCGTAGCGGTCGGAATGGGCCCCGGTTCCTACACCGGTTTGCGGATCTGCGTGTCACTGGCCAAAGGAATTTGCTACGGGGCCGGGATTCCGCTGATCGCGGTGGGAAGCCTCGAAGCCCTGACTCGGGTGGCGTTGGAAGATTATGAGGCGGGGATTCTCAATGTGGACGACATCAGCGATGCCATTCTCCTGCCGATGATCGACGCGCGGCGCATGGAGGTCTACTGCCAGCAGTTCGATGCCCAGGCTCACCCTTTATCCGGGGTCGAAGCGAAGGTTGTCACGGCCGAAAGTTTTCTCGATGAACGCCGTGCGGGGCGGACGATGGTGTTGTTCGGCAGCGGGGCAGGCAAATGCAAAGAGCTTTTTCCCGAGGATAACGTGCGGCTGGTGGAGGTCACTCCGTCGGCCCGGGGGTTGGTTAAACCGGCCTATGAAGCGTTCCGGCACAAGAAATTCGAAGATATTGCCTACTTCGAGCCCTTTTATCTGAAAGATTTTGTCGTTACTCCTTCGTCGAAAAAAATATTTTGA
- a CDS encoding ABC transporter permease: MLKFLLEKEFKQLLRGGMLPGILIMMPLMMMGLFPWAANMEMRNINVTVVDNDHSSYSSRLTGKVDASRYLHLESAAESYGAAMHRIERGSADLILEIPEHFERDITRDGMAPVMISANAVNGMKGSLGSIYASSVAMDFATEIAEENRAYATATDIPVVEVIPQNKFNPHMDYKVFMVPALMVMLLTMLCGFMPALNIVAEKEAGTIEQINVTPVGKFTFILAKLIPYWSIGFFVLTLCFGLARLFYGLAPAGSIVTIYAAAGLFVLTISGFGLMISNHSDTMQQATFVMMFFMVILILLSGLFTPISSMPQWAQDITILNPLKYLMQVMRLVYLKGSPFSQLTVQFAALAIFAVVLNLWAVLSYRKNS, from the coding sequence ATGCTGAAATTTTTATTGGAAAAAGAGTTCAAACAGCTCCTGCGCGGCGGGATGTTACCGGGCATCCTGATCATGATGCCGCTGATGATGATGGGGCTCTTCCCTTGGGCGGCCAATATGGAGATGCGCAACATCAACGTGACGGTCGTGGACAACGATCACAGCAGCTATTCGTCGCGGCTGACCGGGAAAGTGGATGCCTCGCGCTACCTGCACCTCGAATCCGCCGCTGAGAGTTACGGGGCAGCAATGCACCGGATCGAACGCGGTTCGGCCGACCTGATTCTCGAAATTCCCGAACATTTCGAACGCGATATCACGCGAGACGGCATGGCGCCCGTCATGATTTCGGCCAACGCCGTAAACGGAATGAAAGGAAGCCTCGGCAGCATTTACGCATCGTCGGTAGCCATGGATTTCGCAACGGAAATCGCGGAAGAGAACCGCGCATACGCCACTGCGACCGATATTCCCGTCGTCGAGGTAATTCCGCAAAACAAGTTCAACCCGCACATGGACTACAAAGTATTCATGGTCCCGGCGCTGATGGTGATGCTCCTGACGATGCTATGCGGTTTCATGCCCGCGCTGAATATCGTCGCAGAGAAAGAGGCGGGGACCATCGAACAGATCAACGTCACGCCGGTAGGCAAATTTACCTTCATCCTCGCGAAACTGATCCCCTACTGGTCGATCGGATTCTTCGTCCTGACACTCTGCTTCGGCCTCGCCCGGCTTTTCTACGGACTGGCACCGGCCGGAAGCATCGTCACTATTTACGCGGCTGCCGGGCTTTTCGTACTGACCATCTCGGGCTTCGGCCTCATGATTTCGAACCATTCCGACACGATGCAGCAGGCGACCTTCGTGATGATGTTTTTCATGGTGATCCTGATTCTGCTCAGCGGTCTGTTCACTCCAATCAGCAGTATGCCGCAGTGGGCGCAGGATATTACGATCCTCAACCCCCTGAAATACCTGATGCAGGTGATGCGGCTGGTCTACCTCAAAGGGAGTCCCTTCTCACAACTTACAGTACAGTTCGCAGCGCTGGCCATCTTCGCCGTTGTCCTGAACCTGTGGGCGGTACTGAGCTACCGGAAAAATTCATAG
- a CDS encoding ABC transporter permease: MKQFFAFVKKEFYHILRDRRTMLIVLGIPIVEIILFGFAISTEVKNVRVTILDPSKDVATQRIVSHFGANRYFTVVGNATTAEDIEKGFQSNSIDLGIVFPERFNETLLHTGKADVQVIADGTDPNTATTATNYATSVITAASQELLAEQTGGGAVSPVIVPTVKLLYNPQMEGSYNFVPGVMGLILILICAMMTAISIVREKERGTMEVLLVSPMKPIWIILAKTVPYFTLSCVNLITILLLSVFVLHVPVAGSLFWLTALSMLFIFVALSLGMLISTLAKTQMAAMLISGMGLMMPVMLLSGMMFPVENMPGILRLLSNFVPAKWYIMAVRKIMIEGVSPLFALQEFIVLGIMAVVLVTISLKLFKYRLE; encoded by the coding sequence ATGAAACAGTTTTTTGCATTCGTAAAAAAAGAATTTTACCACATCCTGCGCGACCGGCGGACGATGCTGATCGTACTGGGTATCCCCATCGTCGAAATCATCCTGTTCGGCTTCGCGATCTCGACCGAGGTGAAAAACGTGCGCGTAACCATCCTCGACCCTTCGAAAGACGTCGCCACGCAACGTATCGTTTCGCACTTCGGCGCCAACCGCTACTTCACCGTCGTCGGCAACGCAACGACCGCAGAAGATATCGAAAAGGGATTCCAGAGCAATTCGATCGACCTGGGGATCGTTTTCCCGGAACGGTTCAATGAAACGCTGCTGCATACCGGTAAAGCGGATGTGCAGGTAATCGCCGACGGCACCGACCCCAATACGGCTACCACCGCGACGAACTATGCAACGAGCGTGATCACGGCCGCCTCGCAGGAACTGCTTGCGGAACAAACAGGCGGCGGAGCCGTCTCACCGGTAATCGTCCCGACCGTGAAACTGCTCTATAACCCGCAAATGGAAGGATCGTACAACTTCGTCCCGGGCGTGATGGGACTGATCCTGATTCTGATCTGCGCGATGATGACAGCCATTTCAATCGTACGCGAAAAGGAGCGCGGTACAATGGAAGTGCTGCTGGTCTCGCCGATGAAACCGATCTGGATCATCCTCGCGAAAACCGTCCCCTACTTCACCCTTTCGTGCGTAAACCTCATCACGATCCTGTTACTGTCGGTCTTCGTGCTGCATGTCCCGGTCGCCGGAAGCCTCTTCTGGCTCACGGCGCTGTCGATGCTGTTTATCTTCGTCGCACTGTCGCTTGGTATGCTGATTTCGACGCTCGCCAAGACACAAATGGCGGCGATGCTTATTTCGGGCATGGGACTGATGATGCCGGTGATGCTCCTTTCAGGCATGATGTTTCCGGTCGAAAACATGCCCGGCATTCTGCGTCTCTTGTCGAACTTCGTCCCGGCCAAATGGTACATCATGGCCGTGCGGAAAATCATGATCGAGGGCGTTTCGCCGCTCTTCGCACTGCAAGAGTTCATCGTTCTGGGCATAATGGCCGTGGTTTTGGTAACCATAAGCCTCAAATTGTTTAAATACCGATTGGAGTAG
- a CDS encoding ABC transporter ATP-binding protein, with amino-acid sequence MDTTKDNFRPCSQFASGHEAVIRTEKLTKRFGSFTAVDGISFSVAPGEIFGFLGANGAGKTTAMRMLCGLSKPTSGKGLVAGYDIARESEQVKRNIGYMSQKFSLYEDLKVWENIRLFGGIYGMKTDEIAAKTDSLLHTLGFEQERDALVRSLPLGWKQKLAFSVAIFHEPKIVFLDEPTGGVDPSTRRQFWELIYDAADRGITVFVTTHYMDEAEYCNRVSIMVDGRIEALDTPAELKKQFHTEDMEGVFHYLARTAKRGE; translated from the coding sequence ATGGACACGACAAAAGACAATTTCCGGCCGTGCTCGCAATTCGCATCCGGCCACGAAGCCGTCATCCGGACTGAGAAACTGACCAAACGTTTCGGCAGTTTTACGGCAGTCGACGGCATCAGCTTCAGCGTGGCCCCGGGTGAAATCTTCGGATTTCTCGGCGCTAACGGAGCCGGCAAGACCACCGCGATGCGGATGCTTTGCGGCCTGAGCAAACCTACCTCGGGCAAAGGGCTCGTGGCCGGCTACGACATCGCGCGCGAAAGCGAACAGGTCAAGCGCAACATCGGCTATATGAGCCAGAAATTCTCGCTTTACGAAGACCTGAAGGTGTGGGAGAATATCCGTCTGTTCGGCGGTATTTACGGCATGAAAACGGACGAAATCGCCGCCAAAACCGACTCGCTGCTCCATACGCTCGGCTTCGAACAGGAACGTGACGCACTGGTACGCTCCCTGCCGTTGGGATGGAAACAGAAATTGGCCTTTTCGGTGGCGATTTTCCACGAGCCGAAGATCGTTTTCCTCGACGAGCCGACCGGAGGAGTCGACCCCTCCACACGACGGCAGTTTTGGGAACTGATCTACGACGCTGCCGACCGCGGGATCACGGTCTTCGTCACCACACACTATATGGACGAAGCGGAATACTGCAACCGAGTCTCGATCATGGTGGACGGCCGCATCGAGGCGCTGGACACGCCCGCCGAACTGAAAAAACAGTTCCATACGGAAGATATGGAAGGCGTGTTCCATTACCTCGCCCGCACCGCCAAACGCGGGGAATAA
- a CDS encoding HlyD family secretion protein gives MKTTALIALALLAAACSNRNGDYDASGTFEATEVIVSAEGNGRIERFDVEEGQRLTAGEVVGSIDSIQLYLKKLQLEKSIGATQSRRQDIAKQIAATLEQIDKQKLEQRRVQNLIRSNAANTKQLDDINSQLAVLEKQLAAQRSTLENNNRGVSEESSGLEIQIAQVEDQLGKCRIKSPISGTVLTKYAERGEVTAQGKPLFKIADTDSMKLRAYISSGQLTELKLGDPARVFADAGDKESRQYEGRVIWIADKAEFTPKTIQTRDERANLVYAVKIAVPNDGLLKIGMYADVKFGK, from the coding sequence ATGAAAACAACCGCACTCATTGCGCTGGCACTGCTGGCGGCAGCCTGTTCGAACCGCAACGGGGATTACGACGCATCGGGGACGTTCGAAGCGACCGAAGTGATCGTTTCGGCCGAGGGCAACGGCCGGATCGAACGGTTCGACGTCGAAGAGGGCCAGCGCCTCACCGCAGGCGAGGTAGTAGGATCGATCGACAGCATTCAGCTTTACCTCAAGAAACTGCAGCTCGAAAAGAGCATCGGTGCGACGCAGAGCCGCCGTCAGGACATTGCCAAGCAGATCGCCGCAACCCTCGAACAGATCGACAAGCAGAAACTCGAACAGCGCCGCGTGCAGAACCTGATCCGGTCGAATGCGGCGAACACCAAGCAGCTCGACGACATCAACTCGCAACTCGCAGTACTCGAAAAGCAGCTTGCCGCGCAGCGTTCGACGCTCGAGAACAACAACCGGGGCGTGAGCGAGGAGAGCTCGGGGCTTGAAATACAGATTGCGCAAGTCGAAGACCAGCTCGGCAAATGCCGGATCAAAAGCCCGATATCGGGGACCGTACTGACGAAATACGCCGAACGGGGCGAAGTGACTGCACAGGGCAAACCGCTGTTCAAGATCGCCGATACGGACAGCATGAAGCTGCGGGCCTACATCAGTTCGGGCCAACTCACCGAACTGAAGCTGGGCGACCCGGCACGCGTGTTCGCGGATGCGGGGGACAAGGAGAGCCGCCAATACGAAGGACGGGTAATCTGGATCGCCGACAAGGCCGAATTCACGCCCAAAACAATCCAGACGCGCGACGAACGCGCCAACCTGGTCTATGCTGTGAAAATCGCCGTCCCGAACGACGGCCTGCTCAAGATCGGCATGTACGCAGATGTAAAATTCGGGAAATAA
- a CDS encoding TolC family protein produces MKSMQIIRNAVLLLSLITLGPLSSTAVTPGIVSSPGEKASVVENPAMTTAPTAIAAHPVETPSSLTLEECYAKAGTNYPLVSRYGLIQQSEQYSLSNANKGYLPQFSLSAKATYQTDVTKIPVSIPGVDIPTLNKDQYQALVELDQVIWDGGTIRSQKRNINASTEVDRQQQQVDMYAIRERINSLFFGTLLLEEQLKLNTLYDEELTRNYQKVQSFIANGVANAADLDAVKVEQLSNRQRRAELEATCKAYRQMLGAFTGTDLAHTELIQPIAADKQPLPEIRRPELHLFNAQNSLLDAQAKAVTAKNMPRLSAFIQGAYGNPGLNMLQSGFKAYAIGGIRLSWNFGNFYTKRNDLRQIDVNRDNIAVQRETFLFNTRQQISSGNGEIEKYRRTLADDGEIITLRDNIKRASEAKVAEGTMSVTDYMDDVTAAETARQNQALHRMQLLMSLYNLKNLTNN; encoded by the coding sequence ATGAAAAGCATGCAAATCATCCGAAATGCCGTACTGCTACTCTCGCTGATTACGCTGGGGCCGCTTTCTTCGACAGCAGTCACGCCCGGCATCGTATCCTCGCCCGGGGAAAAGGCATCTGTCGTGGAGAATCCGGCCATGACGACAGCCCCCACCGCAATCGCGGCCCATCCGGTCGAAACGCCTTCCAGCCTTACGCTCGAAGAGTGCTATGCAAAGGCCGGGACGAATTATCCGCTGGTAAGCCGATACGGGCTGATCCAGCAATCCGAACAGTACAGCCTGAGCAATGCGAACAAGGGATACCTGCCGCAGTTTTCCCTCTCGGCCAAAGCGACTTACCAGACCGACGTAACCAAGATTCCGGTGTCGATTCCCGGCGTCGATATCCCAACGCTGAACAAAGACCAGTACCAGGCGCTCGTCGAACTGGATCAGGTGATCTGGGACGGCGGCACGATCCGTTCGCAAAAGCGCAACATCAACGCTTCGACGGAAGTAGACCGCCAGCAGCAGCAAGTCGATATGTATGCGATCCGTGAACGGATCAACTCGCTGTTCTTCGGCACATTGTTACTGGAAGAACAGTTGAAACTGAACACGCTCTATGACGAGGAGCTAACCCGCAATTACCAGAAGGTCCAAAGTTTTATCGCCAACGGCGTAGCGAATGCAGCCGATCTCGATGCCGTAAAAGTCGAACAACTCTCGAACCGCCAGCGACGCGCCGAACTGGAAGCGACCTGCAAGGCCTATCGGCAAATGTTAGGGGCTTTCACCGGAACGGATCTGGCCCACACCGAGCTGATTCAACCGATAGCAGCGGACAAACAGCCGCTTCCAGAAATCCGGCGCCCCGAACTGCATTTGTTCAACGCGCAGAACAGCCTGCTCGACGCACAGGCCAAAGCCGTCACCGCGAAAAATATGCCCCGCCTGAGCGCATTTATCCAGGGTGCTTACGGCAATCCGGGGCTCAATATGCTGCAAAGCGGCTTCAAAGCCTACGCGATCGGGGGTATCCGGCTGTCGTGGAATTTCGGGAATTTCTATACCAAACGGAACGACCTGCGCCAAATCGACGTAAACCGGGACAACATCGCCGTACAGCGTGAAACCTTCCTGTTCAACACGCGCCAGCAGATCAGCTCCGGGAACGGCGAGATCGAAAAATACCGCCGCACGCTGGCCGACGACGGCGAAATCATCACCCTGCGCGACAACATCAAGCGCGCTTCGGAGGCGAAAGTGGCGGAAGGGACGATGAGCGTCACGGATTACATGGACGACGTGACGGCAGCCGAAACGGCACGCCAGAACCAAGCTTTGCACCGCATGCAGTTGCTGATGAGCCTTTACAACCTGAAAAACCTGACCAACAACTGA
- a CDS encoding TetR/AcrR family transcriptional regulator, whose protein sequence is MEQTREQSMESIILETAERLFLDKGFALTSTTEIAREAGCNQALVHYYFRTKEQLFIRIFEEKIKIFAGAFFSIDEKPGTFLEKLTRKIEAHFDIIAQNPKIPFLIINEITTNPQRIKALHKSIGEYPASIIRKVNEELEEAIAQGEVRPITVLDLILTVLSLNVLPQLLRPILEEVMPLPPEEVQKLIARRKEENVKLIINSLRP, encoded by the coding sequence ATGGAACAGACACGGGAACAATCGATGGAAAGCATCATCCTCGAAACGGCCGAAAGGCTCTTTCTCGACAAAGGATTCGCACTCACCTCGACCACCGAAATCGCACGTGAAGCCGGCTGTAACCAGGCTCTCGTGCACTATTACTTCCGCACCAAAGAGCAATTGTTCATCCGTATTTTCGAGGAAAAGATCAAAATTTTCGCCGGTGCTTTCTTCAGCATCGACGAAAAACCGGGAACTTTCCTCGAAAAACTCACACGAAAGATTGAAGCGCATTTCGATATCATTGCCCAAAACCCGAAGATTCCGTTCCTGATCATCAACGAAATCACTACGAATCCGCAGCGAATCAAAGCCCTGCACAAAAGCATCGGCGAATATCCGGCAAGCATCATCCGTAAAGTAAACGAAGAACTGGAGGAAGCGATCGCCCAAGGCGAAGTACGGCCGATCACCGTCCTAGACTTGATTCTTACAGTACTGTCGCTGAACGTGCTGCCGCAACTGCTGCGCCCCATTCTCGAAGAGGTGATGCCACTGCCTCCCGAAGAGGTACAAAAACTGATCGCCCGGCGCAAGGAAGAGAACGTAAAACTAATAATCAACAGCCTCAGACCTTAG
- a CDS encoding glycosyl hydrolase yields the protein MKNRLSRSLTVLFCCTGLLAGTGVAGTATAKTAGSTKSKTAGTTASPKGKATSQPGLYEIFKNPETKYRPYVRWWWNGGRQTKAEIERELDLMYKAGIGGVEINTIAFPGGDTLGCPALPWLSDPWLDMVQTAIEGCHKRGMVADIIVGSGWPYGAEFLTRDQQLQMLTIETIDLKGGERFTIDRDEILRRVNPKIHSVYGDSQKELLYLRLMPKKIDAFTEGIRYDSLTGRHSITIDVPPGDHVLYCFVKLTGYMSVILGAPGAKGPVLNHFDRVAVEQFLNRMSDRMNTKLGRMGGSNLRAAFTDSFELEGANWDKNMLAEFKRRRGYSLEPYLPYLIFKVGEMGNPVKEKYGSEFSPEVQEEVINRVRNDFDLTQRELFHEAFTIPYNKWCHRNGMLSRVQAYGRGLHTLESSMYIDIPECETWFGHHHGTSFPDNSMAGRGYTMVNKFVSSAAHLAGNPNVSCEEITNTGWVFNATLEKLKLTGDLSNLSGVNHSIFHGFNYSPKEAPFPGWLRYGTYFSERNPWWPYLRHWMDYKARLSVVLQNSEQQADVAILPPVEDMWSKFGSQRDPFPQLTYPTYANTMWEAVHQNGHGCDYISEKILTEGRSRNGELRYGPRAYKTILLMDVESIRPEAAEALEKFVAAGGKAICIGTEPHQSVGLQNAAANDRRVQATVARIKARYPQRFTTVAAPDSTASVLDWYRNLQRQQRITPYVGIDRPSQLFSQNYYKHGNRDIFFLVNYDARNERTLRLDFALPELQNKTAWLWDPETGTRSRIAGWNGKELTMRFGPEESKLLVFEEVRIDDPNAETIDVSAPGPCSGTPVKTLDGLWNVTMTHAVTGEKSTLTLDSLVDFNTLPMPELRHFAGVIDYTIAVNIDDPQQMTRLDAGNTYNGVTELLINGQSAGIKWYGERIFDIGGKLLPGKNTVTVRVTTVLGNYCKSLKDNATAQQWTQRQPYLPLGLGGPVRLF from the coding sequence ATGAAAAACAGACTGTCACGCTCCCTCACTGTACTGTTTTGCTGTACCGGACTGCTTGCAGGCACCGGCGTTGCCGGCACCGCCACGGCAAAGACTGCCGGAAGCACAAAATCAAAAACTGCCGGGACAACCGCATCCCCAAAAGGAAAAGCCACTTCACAGCCCGGCTTGTACGAAATCTTTAAAAACCCGGAGACCAAATACCGGCCTTATGTCCGGTGGTGGTGGAACGGGGGACGCCAGACCAAAGCCGAAATCGAACGCGAACTCGACCTGATGTATAAGGCGGGCATCGGCGGCGTCGAGATCAACACCATCGCATTCCCGGGCGGCGATACGCTCGGCTGCCCGGCATTGCCGTGGCTCAGCGATCCGTGGCTCGACATGGTGCAAACCGCGATCGAAGGGTGCCACAAACGCGGTATGGTAGCCGATATCATCGTCGGGTCGGGTTGGCCTTACGGAGCGGAGTTCCTCACGCGCGACCAGCAGTTGCAGATGCTCACCATCGAGACGATCGACCTCAAAGGCGGAGAAAGATTCACGATCGACCGGGATGAAATCCTGCGGCGGGTCAATCCCAAAATACATTCGGTATACGGCGACTCTCAAAAAGAGCTGCTCTACCTGCGGCTGATGCCCAAAAAGATCGACGCTTTCACCGAAGGAATCCGTTACGATTCGCTGACCGGACGCCACTCCATCACGATCGACGTCCCGCCGGGCGACCATGTGCTTTATTGTTTCGTCAAACTGACCGGCTATATGAGTGTAATCCTCGGTGCTCCGGGCGCCAAAGGCCCCGTATTGAACCACTTCGACCGCGTAGCCGTCGAACAGTTCCTGAACCGGATGTCCGACCGGATGAACACGAAGCTGGGCAGGATGGGCGGCAGCAACCTGCGGGCCGCCTTCACCGACAGCTTCGAACTCGAAGGGGCCAACTGGGACAAAAACATGCTCGCCGAATTCAAGCGCCGGCGGGGCTACTCGCTCGAACCTTACCTGCCCTACCTGATTTTCAAGGTAGGTGAAATGGGCAATCCGGTCAAGGAAAAGTACGGCTCTGAATTTTCGCCCGAAGTACAGGAGGAGGTGATTAACCGGGTCCGCAACGACTTCGACCTGACCCAACGCGAATTGTTCCACGAAGCATTTACCATCCCCTATAACAAATGGTGCCACCGCAACGGCATGCTCTCCCGCGTACAGGCTTACGGCCGCGGGTTGCACACGCTCGAATCGAGCATGTACATCGACATCCCGGAATGCGAAACCTGGTTCGGGCACCACCACGGCACCAGTTTTCCCGACAATTCGATGGCGGGCCGCGGTTACACGATGGTCAACAAGTTCGTATCGTCGGCCGCCCACCTCGCAGGCAATCCGAACGTGAGCTGCGAGGAGATCACCAATACCGGATGGGTTTTCAACGCGACGCTCGAAAAACTGAAACTGACGGGCGATCTGAGCAACCTGTCGGGTGTAAATCACTCGATCTTCCACGGCTTCAATTACTCGCCCAAGGAGGCGCCGTTCCCCGGCTGGCTGCGCTACGGCACCTATTTCAGCGAGCGCAACCCGTGGTGGCCGTACCTACGCCACTGGATGGACTACAAGGCGCGCCTCTCGGTCGTGCTGCAGAACAGCGAACAGCAGGCCGACGTGGCGATCCTGCCGCCGGTCGAAGATATGTGGTCGAAATTCGGTTCGCAACGCGATCCGTTCCCGCAGCTCACCTACCCCACGTACGCCAATACGATGTGGGAAGCGGTGCACCAGAACGGACACGGCTGCGACTACATCAGCGAAAAAATCCTTACCGAAGGCCGGTCGCGTAACGGCGAACTGCGCTACGGCCCGCGCGCCTACAAGACGATCCTGTTGATGGATGTTGAGAGTATCCGGCCCGAAGCGGCCGAAGCGCTGGAAAAGTTTGTCGCTGCCGGCGGCAAGGCGATCTGTATCGGAACGGAACCGCACCAAAGCGTCGGCCTGCAAAATGCGGCAGCGAACGACCGCCGCGTACAGGCCACCGTCGCCCGGATCAAGGCGCGTTATCCGCAACGGTTCACCACCGTCGCGGCCCCCGACAGCACGGCATCCGTGCTCGACTGGTACCGGAACCTGCAACGGCAGCAACGAATCACCCCCTATGTTGGAATCGACCGCCCGTCGCAACTGTTCAGCCAGAACTATTACAAACACGGCAACCGGGATATCTTTTTCCTGGTCAATTACGATGCCCGGAACGAACGGACGCTGCGACTGGATTTTGCGCTCCCGGAACTGCAAAACAAAACCGCCTGGCTCTGGGATCCGGAGACTGGAACCCGCAGCCGGATCGCCGGATGGAACGGCAAGGAGCTGACGATGCGCTTCGGTCCCGAGGAATCCAAACTGCTGGTGTTCGAAGAGGTACGGATCGATGATCCGAATGCGGAAACCATAGATGTTTCGGCCCCGGGCCCGTGCAGCGGTACACCGGTAAAGACGCTCGACGGACTCTGGAATGTCACGATGACGCATGCCGTAACCGGGGAGAAGAGTACGCTCACGCTCGACAGCCTGGTCGATTTCAATACGCTGCCGATGCCCGAACTACGCCACTTCGCCGGAGTGATCGATTACACGATCGCGGTAAACATCGACGATCCGCAACAAATGACACGACTCGATGCCGGAAATACGTACAACGGCGTTACGGAACTGCTTATAAATGGACAGTCGGCCGGCATCAAATGGTACGGCGAACGGATATTCGACATCGGCGGCAAACTGCTTCCGGGTAAAAACACCGTTACCGTACGTGTCACGACTGTACTCGGCAACTACTGCAAATCGTTGAAGGACAATGCTACGGCACAACAATGGACCCAACGGCAACCTTACCTGCCGCTCGGACTCGGCGGCCCGGTACGGTTGTTCTGA